A stretch of Zootoca vivipara chromosome 13, rZooViv1.1, whole genome shotgun sequence DNA encodes these proteins:
- the LOC118095891 gene encoding trans-1,2-dihydrobenzene-1,2-diol dehydrogenase-like isoform X1, producing the protein MTATRWGICSAGKISHDFLVAMKTLPSEDHKLPRVLGQPNKMCAGYTANSKAIIMRWDVPISIGEMLEVLAIASRELSRAQEYAKNHSIPKAYGSYAELAQDPDIDVVYVGVVHPHHLPATLLFIQAGKNVLCEKPLGMNAAEVKKMVQAAREKEVFLMEACWTRFFPALEKIRSLLDQKTVGDVLVVQTDFGVPNQTVPRAVEKDLGGGALLDIGVYCVQLACMVFDGEKPESIVASGFLHGTGVDETASVILNYSGQRQAALTYTMMAWMPNKASITGTKGIIEIPGPFWCPDELVVNGQKEEFPLPHPSQKLYFIKSTGLRYEAEHVRQCLLQGLKESPIMSHGDSELLHSILDEIRRQLGVSYPQDHA; encoded by the exons ATGACGGCCACCCGCTGGGGGATCTGCTCTGCCGGCAAGATCAGCCACGATTTTCTAGTGGCTATGAAGACTCTGCCATCAGAGGACCACAAG ctgcccagagtgctgggacaacccaataagatgtgtgcgGGGTATACTGCAAATAGTAAAGCTATTATTATGagatgggacgtccctatttccatcggagaaatgttggag GTGTTGGCCATTGCTTCTCGGGAGCTGAGCCGGGCACAGGAATATGCCAAGAACCACAGCATCCCCAAGGCCTATGGCTCTTACGCAGAACTGGCTCAGGATCCGGACATTG ATGTGGTGTATGTGGGAGTTGTGCACCCCCACCACCTGCCAGCCACCCTCCTCTTCATCCAGGCTGGGAAAAACGTGCTCTGCGAGAAGCCCCTGGGCATGAACGCTGCAGAGGTCAAGAAGATGGTGCAGGCAGCTCGGGAAAAGGAGGTCTTCCTCATGGAG GCTTGCTGGACCCGCTTCTTCCCTGCTTTGGAGAAGATCCGCTCTCTGCTCGATCAAAAGACTGTTGGGGATGTGTTAGTGGTTCAAACCGATTTTGGTGTCCCTAACCAAACTGTCCCCAGGGCTGTGGAGAAAGATCTTGGTGGAGGCGCCTTACTGGATATTGGTGTCTACTGTGTTCAGCTGGCCTGCATGGTTTTTGATGGGGAGAAGCCAGAGTCCATTGTGGCCTCAGGGTTCTTGCATGGAACAG GGGTAGATGAAACAGCTTCAGTTATCCTGAATTACTCTGGCCAACGCCAAGCTGCCCTCACTTATACCATGATGGCCTGGATGCCCAACAAAGCCAGCATTACTGGCACCAAGGGGATAATTGAG ATCCCCGGTCCCTTCTGGTGCCCAGACGAGTTGGTTGTAAATGGACAGAAGGAAGAGtttcctcttcctcatccttcCCAAAAACTGTACTTCATCAAATCCACTGGCCTGCGCTATGAAGCAGAACATGTCAGGCAATGTCTCCTTCAAG GCCTGAAGGAGAGCCCCATCATGTCTCATGGAGACAGTGAGCTTCTCCACTCTATCCTGGATGAAATCCGTAGGCAGCTGGGGGTGTCCTATCCTCAGGACCACGCATGA
- the LOC118095891 gene encoding trans-1,2-dihydrobenzene-1,2-diol dehydrogenase-like isoform X2, which translates to MTATRWGICSAGKISHDFLVAMKTLPSEDHKVLAIASRELSRAQEYAKNHSIPKAYGSYAELAQDPDIDVVYVGVVHPHHLPATLLFIQAGKNVLCEKPLGMNAAEVKKMVQAAREKEVFLMEACWTRFFPALEKIRSLLDQKTVGDVLVVQTDFGVPNQTVPRAVEKDLGGGALLDIGVYCVQLACMVFDGEKPESIVASGFLHGTGVDETASVILNYSGQRQAALTYTMMAWMPNKASITGTKGIIEIPGPFWCPDELVVNGQKEEFPLPHPSQKLYFIKSTGLRYEAEHVRQCLLQGLKESPIMSHGDSELLHSILDEIRRQLGVSYPQDHA; encoded by the exons ATGACGGCCACCCGCTGGGGGATCTGCTCTGCCGGCAAGATCAGCCACGATTTTCTAGTGGCTATGAAGACTCTGCCATCAGAGGACCACAAG GTGTTGGCCATTGCTTCTCGGGAGCTGAGCCGGGCACAGGAATATGCCAAGAACCACAGCATCCCCAAGGCCTATGGCTCTTACGCAGAACTGGCTCAGGATCCGGACATTG ATGTGGTGTATGTGGGAGTTGTGCACCCCCACCACCTGCCAGCCACCCTCCTCTTCATCCAGGCTGGGAAAAACGTGCTCTGCGAGAAGCCCCTGGGCATGAACGCTGCAGAGGTCAAGAAGATGGTGCAGGCAGCTCGGGAAAAGGAGGTCTTCCTCATGGAG GCTTGCTGGACCCGCTTCTTCCCTGCTTTGGAGAAGATCCGCTCTCTGCTCGATCAAAAGACTGTTGGGGATGTGTTAGTGGTTCAAACCGATTTTGGTGTCCCTAACCAAACTGTCCCCAGGGCTGTGGAGAAAGATCTTGGTGGAGGCGCCTTACTGGATATTGGTGTCTACTGTGTTCAGCTGGCCTGCATGGTTTTTGATGGGGAGAAGCCAGAGTCCATTGTGGCCTCAGGGTTCTTGCATGGAACAG GGGTAGATGAAACAGCTTCAGTTATCCTGAATTACTCTGGCCAACGCCAAGCTGCCCTCACTTATACCATGATGGCCTGGATGCCCAACAAAGCCAGCATTACTGGCACCAAGGGGATAATTGAG ATCCCCGGTCCCTTCTGGTGCCCAGACGAGTTGGTTGTAAATGGACAGAAGGAAGAGtttcctcttcctcatccttcCCAAAAACTGTACTTCATCAAATCCACTGGCCTGCGCTATGAAGCAGAACATGTCAGGCAATGTCTCCTTCAAG GCCTGAAGGAGAGCCCCATCATGTCTCATGGAGACAGTGAGCTTCTCCACTCTATCCTGGATGAAATCCGTAGGCAGCTGGGGGTGTCCTATCCTCAGGACCACGCATGA